AGTCATCAGCTATTTTAGAAACAACGCCAGAACAAGTCTGACAAAACTAAGCAGAATTACAAAGATACCTGTAAGCACAATATTTGACAAGCTAAAAGAATTCGAAACAACAAAAATAATACTAAAACACACAGCGCTAATAGACTTCAAAAACATAGGATACGCAATAAGATCGCAAATGCTAATAACGGCGCCACAAACAACAAAAAATAAACTGCAAGAATTCCTAGTTAAAAACCCAAAAGTAAACACAATATTTAGAATAAACAACGGATATGATTTTCTTGTAGAAACCATATTCAAAACACTAGAGGAATTAGATGAATTCACAAAAGAACTAGACCACTACGAAATAAAAGAAAAAAAAGAATTTTTTATA
This DNA window, taken from Candidatus Woesearchaeota archaeon, encodes the following:
- a CDS encoding Lrp/AsnC family transcriptional regulator, with product MLLKEKDMKVISYFRNNARTSLTKLSRITKIPVSTIFDKLKEFETTKIILKHTALIDFKNIGYAIRSQMLITAPQTTKNKLQEFLVKNPKVNTIFRINNGYDFLVETIFKTLEELDEFTKELDHYEIKEKKEFFIMEDIKREEFLTYKENIGILK